The window GGCGCGGGTCGGTGACTGGGAGAGGTTGGCGAACGAGACGCCGCTGCCTCCGCCCGCCGAACCCATTCCCGTCGGTCGCGCGAGGCCAAAGTCCATGAGCTTGGCGCCCGAGCGCGTGAGCATGACGTTGCCGGGCTTGAAGTCGCGATGGACGATTCCGGCGCGATGCGCGCGGTCGAGTGCGTCGGCGATCTGGATGCCGAGCCGCAGCGTTTCGGCGAGCGGCAGCGGACCCTTCTCGAGTCGCTGTGCCAGCGTCTCGCCTTCGATCAGCTCCATCACCAGGTAGTCGGTTTCGCCCGACCCGCCCTCGCCGGGCGCCCGTCCCACGTCGTGCAGCGTGCAGATGTGCGGGTGATTGAGGCTCGAGATGGTGCGCGCCTCGCGTTCGAAGCGGGCGTGGACTTCGGGGTTCTCGTTCAGGTGCTGCGGAAGCACCTTGATGGCGACGTCGCGCCCGAGGCGCGTATCACGGGCGCGGTAGACCTCGCCCATGCCGCCGGCCCCGAGCGGCGAAATCACTTCATAGGGGCCCAGACGGGTGCCGCTGGATAGGCGCATGGCGACGCACAATACGCGATCCGGTAGACTTTGCCATCGAGCTCAGGCGAACTGAAACTCACGCAGACATCGCGATGCCAGGCATGCACGACTCGACACTGCTCGAAACCCTGCTCGACTCATGGGATCGGAACAACGCGATCCTCGTGAACCTGCTTCGACTCGTACCGGAGGGCGGATTCGAGACCAGCGCGGCCGAGGGCAGCCCGACGGTCGGGCAGCTGTTCACGCACATGCACTTCGTGCGACTCGCGTTCATCTCGGAGAACGCCCCCGAGTTCGCGAAGCCGGTGCCGGACGAATGGGTGGCCGAGCGCGATGTTGAACGTCTGGCGCTCATGTTGAACGAGAGTGCCGCGGCACTGCGCGAAGCAGTCAGCGGCCGATTGGAATCCGGCCTGCCGATGAACCAGCACTACGACCACCCGATCCTGTTCCTTCAGCACATGATCTGGCACGAGGGCTATCACCACGGCCAGATCAAGCTGGCGCTCAAGCTGACGGGTCAGCCGATCGCGGACAAGCAGGCGGGACGAGGGACGTGGGGCGTGTGGATGCGGAAGACGTGATGCGCAGATCGGTTGCTCTCGCTCGCGGACGGAGCTAACGTCGTTGCGTCGCCATCGAGCCTAGTTCCGGAGTCGCCCATGGACGCCGCCCAGGAAGTCACCCTGTTCGTTCCCGGCACGTTGCGAACCTTTTGCGAAGGCAAGGCGCAACTCACGCTCACGGTGACGGGCCTGCCGAACTTGCTCATGCAACTCGAGCGTCACTACCCTGCACTCCACTCCAATGTCTGTGATGAAACCGGGCGAGTGAGACCCCACCTCAACGTATTCGTCAACGCCGACAACGTGCGTGATCGGCAAGGCCTCGCGACCGCCGTGGCCTCCGGAGACGTCATCACGATCCTTCCTGCGGTCTCGGGGGGCTGAACATGGCGGACCGCGCGATCGTTGCGATTGGAACCAAGAAGGGACTGTTCGTTGCCGAGAGTGGCCGGTCGCGTCGCGGTTTCTCGCTCAGCGGTCCGTTCGGGGCAGGCGTGCCCGCGTACGCGGCACTGATCGACACGCGCGGCACACCGCGCCTGTACTTCTCGAGCTGCAACCCGTTCTTCGGCATGAAGGTGATGCGGTCCACCAACCTCGGGAAGTCGTTCAAGCCGACCGCGTCGGCCCCTGCGTTCGCGAAGAGTGACGGCCGCGCGCTCGCGAACATCTGGTCGCTCGAACCCGGCCCCGGCAAGAAAGACCTGTGGTGCGGCGTCGAGCCCGCATCGCTGTTCCGAAGCCAGGATGGCGGCGACTCCTGGGAGATGGTGTCCAGCATCAGCGATCATGCGCATGCGCGGCAGTGGCACCCGGGCAACGGCGGCCTGTGCATGCACACGATTCTCACCGACGGTCCGCGCATGCACCTGGGCATTTCCACCGGCGGTCACTACCTGAGTGAGGACGGCGGCGCCACGTTTCGCGCGGCCAATACCGGGGTGGGCGCCGGATTCACGCCGGACCCGTACCCCGAGTTCGGACAGTGCGTGCACAAGATGGCGCGCCATGACGACGCCCCCGGACGGCTCTACATGCAGAACCATGGTGGCTGGGCGAAGTGGGATGGGCCCGGCGGCCCGCGTCCCGACATCGGCGTGCTGCGGAGCGACGACTACGGCTCGACCTGGCGATCGATCGCCAGAGGCCTGCCATCGGACTTCGGCTTCCCGATCGTGGTGCACCCTCAGGACGCAGACACCGTGTACGTGATGCCGCTGGATCCCATGACGCGCACCTGCCCGGACAGCGCTCCGGCGGTCTGGCGCAGCGAGAACGGCGGCGACTCGTGGCGCAAGCTCGCCAAAGGTCTGCCGCGCAAGTCCAGCTACTTCACCGTGCAGCGCGACGGCATGGACATCGACCGCATGAAATCCCCTGCGCTCTACTTCGGTACGACGACCGGCCAGTTGTGGATCGGTCGTGAAGGCGGAGAGCAGTGGGAATGCCTGTTCGATTCGCTGCCCCCGATCCACTGCGTGAAAGTGGCGGTCGTGTAGCGGGGCGCGTCCCGGCGGGCCGACTCGATCCATGAGGCACACGCCGCACGCGGCGAGATCGCCGTCTTGCTGATGTTCGAGACGAGAGGGGTTGGCCATGCAATCCATCGAGCTCTTGCGCGTCAACTTGAGGCAGAGCAGAGATCGCACTCTGGCTCGAGTCGAAGAGATGCGAGAAGCGTGCGTCGTGTTCCCGACCTCGAACGGCGGCTGCCATACGCTGTGGGTCCTCGGGCACCTGGCTTACATCGAGCTGCTGGTGGTCCGCACCTTCATGCTTGGCGAACCGAACCCGCTCGCGCACTGGGAGGAAGTCTTCGACGGCGCGGATGTGAGCGGAGAGATCCGCCAATACCCTCAGTTTGACGAGGTGCTTGCCAGGTGTCGTGAGGTGCGCGCGTCGACTCTGGCGCTCCTCGAGTCGTTCTCCGAAGCCGATCTCGACAAGGCGAGCGTGCGAATCCCTGCAGGCTTCGAAGATACGTTCGGCACCTATCGCCTGTGCGTGCAGTATGTCGCCGACCATTGGTACATGCATCGCGGGCAGTTGGCCGATTCACGCCGATCAGCCGGATTGGAGCGAATGTGGGTGTAGACGTCACGCCCATCGAACTCGGACGCATCGAGGCGCTCTTCCGCTATCCCGTGAAGTCCATGGCCGGCGAGCGACTCGAAGCGGGCACAATGGACTGGCACGGCCTCGAGGGAGACCGGCGCCTGGCGCTGCGAAAGCTCGATGATCGCGGTGGGTTTCCGTGGCTCACCGCAAGCAAGCTTCCCGACCTGCTCCGGTTTGCACCACACCGCGATGGAAACGGCGATCAGGGAGCGCTTCCGACGCACATACGCACGCCGAATGGTGAAACGCTTCCGGTATACGGGGAGGAGCTCGCCACGGAGATCGAACATCGGCTCGGGGCTCCCGTGCAGATGATGCACATGAAGCACGGCATCTTCGACGAAGCGAGCGTCTCCGTGATTGCGTCCGATACGGTGGCGGAAATCACACGACTCGCGGGACAGAGCCCGGACGTACGACGTTTTCGCCCGAACGTTCTGGTTCGCCTGCTGCGCTCGGGTCCGTTCCAGGAGGACGCGTGGGTGGGCGGCGTGCTCCGCTTGGGCGAGGGGGTCGATGCGCCAGCCGTCGCCGTCACGATGCGTGACGTTCGCTGCTCGATGGTAAACTTCGATCCGGACTCAGCGAGTCCCGCTCCGGAAATGCTGAAGGCGGTCGTGCGCGTGCACGAGAACACCGCGGGAATCTACGGCACGGTCACTCGCATCGGGCGACTGGCGGTCGGACAGCCGATCTTTCTCCATCCTGCGTCCGAGAGTCCCGGAGGTCGCACATGAATCGACAGCGCCTGCACCACATCCTGTTCGCCGTGTGCCTGTGCCTCGCAATCGCGTTGCCCGGTACCGCGGGTGCATACCAGCAGGCGGATCTTCAAGGCGTCTGGGAATTCCAGAGCCTCGCGTCGGGCCCGGGTGCCCCGTGGTGGGAACGTTCGCGCGCTACGATCGCGAGCAACGGAAGCTTCATCGCCCACACGAACGACATCAGCGGCGGTGCCGACACGCTGCAGGCCTCACTCGCGCTCTCGCCCTCCGGCGTCGTCACGTTCGCCGGGTCGCCAGCGTTTCGAGGCGTTCTGGACGCGGGCACCACGGTCCTGGTGGGAACGGACACCTGGTCGAGCGGCAGCCCGGGCACGACCGAGCTCAGAGTGGGCCTCAAAATGGGTGTGGGTTACGCACTCTCGAACCTGAGTGGCCCATGGGAACTCAACATCATTGCCTCCGGTCCGGGCGCGCCATGGTGGGAACGCGGGCGAATCACGGTGGCGGCCGATGGCAACTTCTCGGGCACGTTGACGGACCATCTGGGCCAGCCGGATGCCAGTAGCGGCTCACTCGGCCTGACATCGGGCGGGATCCTGACCCTCGCGGGATCGAACACCGGCCGCGGAGCCATGGACGTCGGCAGAACCGTGATGGTGATGACCAGCACCTGGGACGGTTTTGCCGCTGGCACCGCCGACCTGACCGTGGGCGTGAAGATGGCGAGCAGCTACGCCCTCGCGGACCTCGTCGGCACGTGGGAACTGAACAGCCTTGCGACCGGCCCCGGCGCACCGCGCTGGGGGCGAGGCCAGATGACCATTGCCGCCAACGGCAGCTACGTCGGCTCGAGCACGGCGAGCAACGGCGAGAGCGGCCCGATCAGCGGCACTTACAGCATCACGCCCCAGGGCGTCGTCACGCGCGCGGGATCGAGCACGATCCGTGGTGCGCTCGATGCGGGCAAGACCGTGCTCGTTGGAACCGACATTTGGGCCACCACGAGCCCGGGGACCACCGAGCTCTTGATCGCAACCAAGATGGCGATCGGCGCGACGTCCGATGTGCCCTCCGAAGCAGCGCTCTCGTTTGCACTCGATCCCGTGCGCCCGAATCCTTCTCGCGCCAGCACGCTGACCTTTCGCCTTGCGCTGCCAGGTACGGCGCCGGCGCAGCTCGAACTGCTGGACGTGAGCGGCCGACGCGTGGCGGAGCGCGAAGTGGGTTCGCTGGGCGCGGGGCGGCACACAGTGGCGCTGGGCGCGGGGCTCCAGCTGGCACCGGGGGTTTACATGGCGCGCCTGCGGGCGGGTTCGAGCGTGCGCGTTGCGCGAGTGGTGGTGCTCGACTAAAGCTGAAGTTTCCCTCGAAGTGGACGCCAGTTTGAAGCCGGAGTAGGTTGACCACTTCGGGCAGGCGTTCCACAACCGTCAGTCGGCTATGGCCGCGACGACGGTACTCCCGCAACGAGTTCACGATGGTGTTCGAAAGGCGAGTGCCGAACCGGTGAATAGGCTGCCTACACGGATTCCCTTACCGTCCGCCCTCGTGGTCGCTGTCATGATCGCTGCCGCTGCGCTCTCAAGCTGCACCGCGATCGCGGCTAGGCGATTGGAACCGAGGCCAATCGATCACGATCGTGACCATGGCATCGCCTACGGTCCCCACCGTGATGGTCAGCGGCCGGGGGGCGTGAAACCGAGCCCGACCCAGATCGCGGAGGATCTTCGCCTCCTCGCTCGTCATTGGCGAGCGATCCGAGTCTACGGATCCGCAGAGCTGGGGGAGACCATTCTGCGCACGATTCGGGACGAGCGGCTCGATCTTCATGTGATGCTCGGTGCGTGGATCGCCATGGAAGAGACCGTTCCTGACAGCAGCGGCGCTGCCAAGCGGTATCCCGATCGCCGCGCGGAGAACCGCCGCGAAATCGAAGCAGCCGTTCGCCTCGCGCACGACTACCCGGACATCGTGTCCTCAGTCTGCGTCGGCAATGAAACCCAGGTGACCTGGTCCGACCACCGTTGCCCGCCGGAAGTGCTGCTTGGCTACCTGCGAGAAGTGCGTCGACGTACGCGCGCCCCCGTCACCACCGCGGACGATTTCAACTTCTGGAACAAACCCGAGAGTGAGCGCGTGGCGCGCGAGTGTGATTTCATCGTGCTGCACGCGCACCCGCTATGGAATGGACTGCAGCTCGAGGAATCCATCGAGTGGATTCGAGGGGTGCTCACGAACGTTCGCACCAGGCATCCCGACCGAACCGTCGTGCTCGGCGAAACCGGGTGGGCGACGCAACGCAGCGAGTCGGGTGAGCAAGCGATGCTCATGAAGGGGCGAGTGGGCGAGGCGGAGCAGGCGCGCTTCTACATC of the Candidatus Eisenbacteria bacterium genome contains:
- a CDS encoding serine/threonine protein kinase: MRLSSGTRLGPYEVISPLGAGGMGEVYRARDTRLGRDVAIKVLPQHLNENPEVHARFEREARTISSLNHPHICTLHDVGRAPGEGGSGETDYLVMELIEGETLAQRLEKGPLPLAETLRLGIQIADALDRAHRAGIVHRDFKPGNVMLTRSGAKLMDFGLARPTGMGSAGGGSGVSFANLSQSPTRA
- a CDS encoding damage-inducible protein DinB, with product MPGMHDSTLLETLLDSWDRNNAILVNLLRLVPEGGFETSAAEGSPTVGQLFTHMHFVRLAFISENAPEFAKPVPDEWVAERDVERLALMLNESAAALREAVSGRLESGLPMNQHYDHPILFLQHMIWHEGYHHGQIKLALKLTGQPIADKQAGRGTWGVWMRKT
- a CDS encoding molybdopterin synthase sulfur carrier subunit; amino-acid sequence: MDAAQEVTLFVPGTLRTFCEGKAQLTLTVTGLPNLLMQLERHYPALHSNVCDETGRVRPHLNVFVNADNVRDRQGLATAVASGDVITILPAVSGG
- a CDS encoding exo-alpha-sialidase, with the protein product MADRAIVAIGTKKGLFVAESGRSRRGFSLSGPFGAGVPAYAALIDTRGTPRLYFSSCNPFFGMKVMRSTNLGKSFKPTASAPAFAKSDGRALANIWSLEPGPGKKDLWCGVEPASLFRSQDGGDSWEMVSSISDHAHARQWHPGNGGLCMHTILTDGPRMHLGISTGGHYLSEDGGATFRAANTGVGAGFTPDPYPEFGQCVHKMARHDDAPGRLYMQNHGGWAKWDGPGGPRPDIGVLRSDDYGSTWRSIARGLPSDFGFPIVVHPQDADTVYVMPLDPMTRTCPDSAPAVWRSENGGDSWRKLAKGLPRKSSYFTVQRDGMDIDRMKSPALYFGTTTGQLWIGREGGEQWECLFDSLPPIHCVKVAVV
- a CDS encoding DinB family protein; amino-acid sequence: MQSIELLRVNLRQSRDRTLARVEEMREACVVFPTSNGGCHTLWVLGHLAYIELLVVRTFMLGEPNPLAHWEEVFDGADVSGEIRQYPQFDEVLARCREVRASTLALLESFSEADLDKASVRIPAGFEDTFGTYRLCVQYVADHWYMHRGQLADSRRSAGLERMWV
- a CDS encoding MOSC domain-containing protein, which gives rise to MGVDVTPIELGRIEALFRYPVKSMAGERLEAGTMDWHGLEGDRRLALRKLDDRGGFPWLTASKLPDLLRFAPHRDGNGDQGALPTHIRTPNGETLPVYGEELATEIEHRLGAPVQMMHMKHGIFDEASVSVIASDTVAEITRLAGQSPDVRRFRPNVLVRLLRSGPFQEDAWVGGVLRLGEGVDAPAVAVTMRDVRCSMVNFDPDSASPAPEMLKAVVRVHENTAGIYGTVTRIGRLAVGQPIFLHPASESPGGRT
- a CDS encoding T9SS type A sorting domain-containing protein, encoding MNRQRLHHILFAVCLCLAIALPGTAGAYQQADLQGVWEFQSLASGPGAPWWERSRATIASNGSFIAHTNDISGGADTLQASLALSPSGVVTFAGSPAFRGVLDAGTTVLVGTDTWSSGSPGTTELRVGLKMGVGYALSNLSGPWELNIIASGPGAPWWERGRITVAADGNFSGTLTDHLGQPDASSGSLGLTSGGILTLAGSNTGRGAMDVGRTVMVMTSTWDGFAAGTADLTVGVKMASSYALADLVGTWELNSLATGPGAPRWGRGQMTIAANGSYVGSSTASNGESGPISGTYSITPQGVVTRAGSSTIRGALDAGKTVLVGTDIWATTSPGTTELLIATKMAIGATSDVPSEAALSFALDPVRPNPSRASTLTFRLALPGTAPAQLELLDVSGRRVAEREVGSLGAGRHTVALGAGLQLAPGVYMARLRAGSSVRVARVVVLD
- a CDS encoding glycosyl hydrolase family 17; its protein translation is MKPSPTQIAEDLRLLARHWRAIRVYGSAELGETILRTIRDERLDLHVMLGAWIAMEETVPDSSGAAKRYPDRRAENRREIEAAVRLAHDYPDIVSSVCVGNETQVTWSDHRCPPEVLLGYLREVRRRTRAPVTTADDFNFWNKPESERVARECDFIVLHAHPLWNGLQLEESIEWIRGVLTNVRTRHPDRTVVLGETGWATQRSESGEQAMLMKGRVGEAEQARFYIAFGEWMRGEGVSTYFFEAFDENWKGGDRPDEVEKHWGLYRADRTPKAAMAGRAVGH